Genomic window (Nitrospirales bacterium LBB_01):
GTGCGTTAACTCTTCAAGCCTGACAAACCCAAGCATCATACAGCTGCCTTTCATGGTGTGCATATGACGGAAAACGTCGTCTATCAGACCCTTGTTTTCAGGATGGGCTTCAAGCTCTAAAAGCCCGCGCTCAATGTGAATCATTGACTCGGAGCTTTCAAGCAAAAACTCTTGTATCAGTCTTTTCCAGGTTTCTTCGTTAAACATTTTTAGTGTTTACAATTGGTTATATTGCCTATGCAGTTAGCTCCGCAAATAAAAAAAAATGGATTCCTGCCTTCGCAGGAATGACACTCCCCTAAAGGGGATTCCCCTGTAAAGGAATGACGGAAAAAAGAAGAGTACTCTCCTTTGTCATTCCCGCCTACGAGCGGGAATCCAGTCCATTTAAATATATCATTTGCTAACAAAAAAACCTCTGCTGGAGTTAACTCAACAAGCATTTTAGTTATTTATCTTTAATTATACAATATTTATGCTAATGGAATAGTGAATTTAAATTCTGCTCCCGACCCTAAAGTACTTGTAACGGAGATGGAACCTCCGTGAGCGTCAACTATGTTCTTCACTATAAAAAGTCCAAATCCAGTGCTTTTTTCTCCGCCTGTAGTTTTAGTTCCCAGTCTGTTAAACTCTTTGAATAAATTACTCTGCGCCTCTTCCGGTATCCCAGGTCCCTCATCTTTTACCCTGACAACAGCATCTTCCCCAGCCTGTGAAAGATACACATAGATATTAGATCCCTTAGGTGAGAACTTCATAGCGTTACTTATGAGATTGTCCACAACCTGATTTATTCTGTCAGGGTCAAACAGTGCATCGGGAACATCTTCAAAGTGTTCATGTACGGTAATTCCTTTTTTCTCAGCGTTTATTCTGCTGTTTTTCACCCGCTTTGTGAGTAAACTCTTTAGTGAACCCTGTTTTATAACAAGCGGCAGTTTGCCGCTTTCAATTGCCGAAACATCCAATAAGTCATTTAGCAAAGTTAATAGTTCAGAACTTGCAGTGTGAATATTTTGCACAATATCTCTGTGGTCTTGGCTTAGTACGCCCAAATCCGTATCGTTTAACATTATCTCGCAGAAATTCTTTATTAGTGAGGAGGGATTTCTCAAGTCGTGTGAGGCTATGCCAAGAAATCTGTTTTTTAGAACGTTTAGCTCAACAAGACATCTTTTTTGTTTGTACAGAGTAATATGCGATTTAACTCTTGCCCTCACTGTTGATGCGCTAAAGGGTTTAGAAATGTAATCAACTGCGCCTGCGTTAAAACCCTTCTCCTCATCCCCAGAGTCATTCAGTGCTGTTATAAATATCACCGGAATTTCACTTGTCTGAGTATCTTTCTTTAGCTTTTTACATACCTCGTAGCCATTCATATCCGGCATCATTATATCCAGAAGAATCAGCTCAGGGGGTTGTGCTGAGGCTGCACGCCGCAAGGCCTCCTGTCCATTTTTGGCTACAACTACATTGTAGTCCGCTCTCAAAATATCCACAAGCACGTCTATATTAAGACGCTCATCATCTACTACCAATATTTTTTGCTTACTGTCAGTCATAAGTCACCAGCTAAAATTTGATTTCTTTAATTGCAGATATAATCCTCTCTTTAATGTCATAGGTTGAGGCGTCTTTGCGGATGAAGTCCTTTGCGCCAGCTATAAGGCATTCGTCTATTATTATCCTCATATCTTGTGAGGTTACCATTATTACATTGGCATCAGGAAACTCAGCCATTAATTCCTTCAGCGTTGATATCCCGTCTTTAACCGGCATATCAATATCAAGAAAGACCATATTAGGCTTCAGGGTTCTGTATAACTCAATAGCCTCAGCGCCGTTATTACCCTCTCCGACAACCTCAAGTTTTAAAGATTTAATAGTTAACTTTAATAACTGCCTTTGTTTTGGATCATCATCAACTATTAGTACTCGTAATGCCTCATTCTGTGTCATCGTCACTCCTATTGATTTAAATGTACATATATCATAGTAAACAACATTAGATTATAAAGAATGTAAAAAAAAAAGCAAATAGCTTGCCAAAAAATGTTAGTATATGCAATGGATTTTCATATAATCATATACTAGTTGACTATGTGTCACGGGCATGGTTGTGTTGAATGTAAGCACATAATAATTATTAACGCAAGGAGGGAAAGATGTTCTTGTCAACACTACAAAATTTAACTCATGAAAAAAAACAAAAGGTTTTAAAGTATTCACTTATAATAGCGGCTCTTTATACAATAATAATAGTGTTTTCTGCCTATACGATGTATCACAATAGAGAACTATCAAATAAAAAGCATGCGCTAAGGATGAATCCCACAGGAATTGAACCAGGCAAAACGCCTCCTGAACAGCTGCCAGAAACAGGTAATTATGCTACGGTTAAAATTGGCTCATACGTAGAAAACGTTGACAATCTGTTAATAAAAGACAGCATGTGGAGCGTTAATTTTTATGTTTGGTTTTCATGGCAAGGCGATGCAAAGCTTGACCCGGGCGGTAAACTTGTAATCGTTGACGGCATTGTAAACAAAAAAGAGCTTTTGGAGGATTACCACGGCAAAGACGGCGACAATTATCAAAGGTATCGGATTTCAGCAAAAATAATCAAGTTTTTCGATACAGCCCGTGTGCCGATAGAAGACCACATGCTTAATATCTATGTGGAGGACGGCGCAAAGGATGGCACAAAGCTCCGGTATGTTGCCGATAAAACCTCAAATATCAGCTCAAGGCTGAATATACCCGGCTTTAAAATCACAAGTCACAGCAATGTTGTTAAAACACATACATATAAGTCAAGTTACGGCGACCCGAGACTTTCACCTGATAGTAAAAAAGTGTTTTCCCAGTATATAGCTGCAATCCAGATAAAGCGTGTTGATTTTGGTTTTTATCTCAAGATATTTCTCTCTCTGTTTGCCGCACTGCTTTTGACGCTTTCCAGTTATTTCATCAAACCCTCCGATGTTGGGCCACGCTTTGCCCTGCCGACAGGCGCATACTTTGGCGCAGTAGCTAACACGTACCTTGCTAATTCACTTCTGCCCACATCCGGCTCGTTCGGGCTGGTTGACCATGTGGCAGGAGTCGGTCTCTTTACTATCTTTATCTCCATAGCCACCTCGTTGCTTTCTAACTACTATGCCCGCATGGAGGACAAAGAGCTCTCATTGGCTCTGGACAGGACTATGTTTAAGGTAGTGTCTATATGCTGTGTTGCCGCTAACATTATTATTCCATGGTGTGCAAGGTAGTATTTTCCTTACTTAAGCATTCAAACACTCTTTAGTGCTATCATATCAAGCAACGATGGAGGTGAAAACCTATGTATAAAAAAGTTTGCTCTAAAATTGTAATCTTAACAATACTATTGATTTTGACTTTTCCGTCAATTGCCTTTTCCTCACTAATACTTGAAGAGTACGAGGCTGTCTTTGTAATTGTTCCAAACTCAGGAGGACACTATAAAAACCTGGCAGCAACACTCAACATGACCTTCGTTTCCGATACAAGTTTTTCAAATGGTTTTAAATTTGTCGGGTCAAATGACATATCTGCCGTAAGAGCAAGGGATGAAAACGGTGAAATTCCATTTGAAGTAAAGAGATTAAATGAAAACAAGATAACTTTCAGCTTTCCAGTTATTAAAACTGGTAAGAAAAAGATAACGCTGGATTTTACAATTCATGACGCAGTCTCCTCAGGCATGTTTTCCAGCACTATTTATCTGCCGTGGGTTGGAAAGTGGAAAATTCCGGTAAACACATCGCGATATGTTATAGTGTTCCCTGAAAATTATAATTACAAAAACATAGCGTCTGATTTCCCAACCGGCACAGAGACTACAAAACTGGATGAACGTTCGGTAGTTTTTACACCGACTAACCCGTCAGACACTTCTCTTAGTATATCCTTTAGCCCTGTGATAGATTCGGGGTATTCTAAAATATTTGAGCTTTCCGCAGGAATTTGGATATTTTTAACAGCCTTTTGGATATTTAAGTACAGAAAACTCTCAGGAGCCCGCTTTACAGACAACTCTCAACCTGCCCCGTTTGAAGCAGCTTTTATGAAAAAAGGTAGGAATCATGCTGTCACGGTTTGTTTGTTTGATTTAATACAGAGAGGTTATATAGTTATAGATGGCGCAAAAGATATGACAGCCACTGGAAAAACCGATGGCTTAAGCAGAGCAGAGGACGCCTTGATAGACACTGTGCGTGTAAAGTCATCAATTGGTGGCATATTGAGCCAGCATGACCAGTTAAAGCGCTTTGAATATGAAACACAACGGTCTCTTGAAATTAAAGGATTGATAAAGGACTCCACAGAGACAAAACTCTTTTGCAAAAATCTGCGGTTATTTGCCGTCATCTCAATCATTGCTATTGTAGTAGCGAGTTTATATCTGGAGTTTCCTGCCGGCGGAGGTTTTATGATGTTTTCACTCTTAGTGCCGGTAATCTCTTTTATAGCGTCACTCATTATGCAAAGGTCTGCTGTAAAAACAAATCGCGGTAAGGCATATTTGGCTCATCTGGAGAAAAAAATAGCAGGTTCTAACCATGTTTCAGGTTCTGACGGACATTATGACCCTGAGTTAAGTTATGCGGTTGCAATACTGGGGATGACAATATTAGCAGGGACCGTGTTAAGCGGCATATCTGAAGCAATTTTTTATAACAGAGGGGGACATGGAGGCAGCGGCGGATGCAGCGGTTGTACTCCAGGTGATGTCGGAGCCGGTAGTAGTTGCAGCGGCTGCTCTTCAGGCGACAGCGGTGGCGGAGGGTGCAGCGGCTGTGGCGGTGGAGGCGATTAGATTGCTCTATGCTTAAAGTGTGGGGCTTTGACGGGCCTTTTTACTTGCAGTGGCACATCACAGAGGACTGTAACCTTAACTGCATACATTGCTACAGGGAAAAAAGAAACATTGTTAAGCCTGAGAAATCCGATTTGATACGTGTATTAAAAAATTTCAATAGGTTTTTAAAATCAATCAACAAATGCGGCAGAATTCAGATAAGCGGAGGCGAACCTCTCCTTTCGGAGCATTTATTTTCAATCCTTGCCGAAGCTAAAAAGTGTGGCTATCCAGTCAGAGTGCTTTCAAACGGTACTCTGGTGTCAAGAGATTTGGCAAAACGATTAAATGACTCAGGATGCCGCATTGTGCAGGTGTCTTTTGAAGGTTCTGAGGAAATCCATGACAAAATAAGAGGTGTTGGCTCATTTAGAAAAGCTCTTGAAGGCGCAAAGATACTCCACGATGAAAATATTGATGTGACTGTCATGATGACAGTATCAGATATTAATTATCAGGCATTAACAGAAACAATTAAGCTGACCAGTCCTTATGTGCGGCGTTTTGCCTTTTCACGGCTTGTACCATGGGGATCAGCCAAAACGCTGACTGGTTCCATATTGTCAGCAAAGCAGGTAAAGGGACTGTTTAAGGAGTTTTATAAATTAGACTTACAGACTTCAGATGTAGATGTAGCAAAAACGTATCGGGATCCACTGTGGCAAGGATATTTTGGAAATGTAAACCCGTTGCTTTTAGGCGGCTGTTCAATTGGCTACAATGGAATATGCGTTGACACCGATGGTACAGTGTATCCGTGCAGACGACTTCCGCTCTCACTTGGAAATGTGCACGATATGGATTTAACGCAGATATGGAAATCTGAGATTTTGCAGGAACTCAGAAATCGTGACCAATTAAAAGGTAAATGCGGCAAATGTAAACTCAGGTGGCAGTGCGGTGGCTGCAGAGCAATAGCCTATGCTAAAACCGGAGATTATATGTCAGAAGACCCACAGTGTTTTATACCAAGCAGCATTCTATCGCCTAACTTTGTTGGCATCGTCAAAAGCTCCTCAACGTACTAAAAGTACGCCTGCGTCGCTTTTTCCTTGCCGCCTCGTTATACTTCTGACTGCAGTTTGGTATTAATTAGACTCATTATGGTTTAATAGGAAAAATGAAAGATTTTTTGAAAAAAATAACAAGCGGCAACACCGGAGATATTTTCACTGCAGCCGTTTTTATAACTGTTTTAACCGTATTTGTTTTCATAGACGTCAGGGGTTTTGATTTTGTTAACTTAGACGACAACAAATATATGTTTGATAATCAGCGGGTGATTCATGGTCTAACACTTGACAATGTTCTGTGGGCGTTTAAAACAACTTATTCATTTTATTGGCAGCCGCTTACGTGGCTTACACATATGCTGGATATAGAAATGTACGGGCTTAACCCGGGAGGTCATCACATAACAAGTCTCATAATTCATGTTCTTAACTCAATCCTTCTGTTTTACGCATTTTATCTTATAAATGCAGACATGCTAAGAAGCGGGGCGATTGCAGCCTTGTTTGCGCTCCACCCTATGCACGTGGAATCGGTTGCCTGGATAGCTGAGCGAAAGGACGTACTCACGGCATTTTTTTATATCGCATCGGTTGCCCTGTATTTTAGTTATGCTAAAAAACCGTCACTGAGAAAATACATATACGTAACAATAGCCTTCATTTTAAGCATAATGTCAAAACCAATGGCCGTGACTCTTCCGGTTTCTCTGCTTTTGCTTGATGTGTGGCCTTGCGGAAGGTTTAAGTTTGAAGGCAGCATTGCACAATTTCTGAAATTTAATAAGAATCTGTTTTATGAGAAAATCCCATTTTTTGCTATATCTTTAATTACTGCTTTTGTCACATTTTTTGCTCAAAAGGAGGTCGGAGCTGTTGCCACACTTGAAAATCTCCCGATGTCTTTAAGAGTAGAAAATGCGCTGGTGTCTTATGTTAAATATGCTTATATGTTGTTCTTTCCGGTTGATCTGGCGTGCTTGTATCCGCTTCCCCGCACAATCCCCCTGTGGCAGCCGATGTTGGCTTTATTAGCACTTGCTGCGCTATCAGCTATAGCTATTTTAACTATTAAGAAGGCTCCATATATTTTTACCGGATGGTTTTGGTTTGTTATCACAATGCTGCCGGTAATCGGGCTTGTACAGGTTGGAAATCAGTCAATGGCCGACAGGTTTACGTACATTCCATATATAGGACTGTTTGCAATTTTAGTTACAGCAATACCTGATCCAAAAACCAGTGCTAAGAAAACTCTGACATCTGTCTTAGCTTTTATAGTGCTTCTGTTTTGCGTAGTGCTTTCTAAAAAACAGGTTTCGTATTGGCAAAACACTTTTACGCTCTTTAAACATACATTATCAGTAACAAACAATAATGTTGTGATTTTAAATAATCTCGGTTGCAGCCTTATCTCTGTAGGTAAAGCAGGTGAGGCTGCCGAATATCTCAAACAAGCGGTGGAAATTAATCCCATATATGTCGAGGCCAATATAAACTATGGCAACGCACTGGTAACTATTGGACAGGCCGAGAAAAGTCTTTTATACTACGATATAGCTCTCAAACTAAGACCAGACACACCTGAGGCGTATAACGGTCTTGGCACTGCTATGATTGTTAAGGGAGATAAAGAGGAGGCCACCAGATATTTTAAAAAGGCCATCCAACTTCGCCCCGGTTATGAGGACGCGATATATAACCTGAAGCTTGTTGAAAAAGGTATTAATCGATAAGTCTTCTTTTTAACCGTTTTATTCCCAAAAAAACAAAAAGCGATGTGAAAATAATTATATACAGCAAATCATAGGCTATAACGGGTTCAATTCTAAGAAGGCAAAATGCTCTTGATAGTCTTACTGAATGGGTAAGCGGTAAAATTTCAACTATAGGCTGCATCCACTGCGGCAGCTGTGAGACAGGAAAAACGGCGCCACAAAAGAAAAACATCGGCGATAAAAGTCCAGTCATATAGAAATTAAAATATGCGATACTCTTTACAAATGAGGTAACAAATAGAGAAAGAGCAGCAAACATGAAACCCGTCAAAAACCCTACAAAAGGAGCCATCAACCCTTCAGGAAATTTGATTATCCCTAATGGCATAACAATTACAAGTACGGCAAAAGAGAAAAACAGCCCCTTTGTTGCCGCCCACAACATCTCTCCGATGAGAAGGTTTTCCACACTAAGCGGCGCTGCCAGCATCCCCTCATAGACCTTATTGAATTCCATTCTGATAAATGTCCCAAATGAGCATTCAAAAGCGGCTGTCATCATAGATGTTGTCACAACAAGAGCGGATGCCAAAAATTCCACATACCTTACGCCAGCAATATCCGGCATATACTTGCCAAGTCCAAACCCCACGCCGGTTAAAAATATAAGAGGCTCTACAAATGGCGGAAAGCCGTTACTAAAGAGGTTTTTCGTATAAACCCTGACATGCCGACTCCACACGGCAAACACTCGTGTGCACACACCGGGCATTATGTTGTTGTATGCTGTTGGCATTTTGTTGGCTATCACTGATTCATTTTTGTTATGCAGTTTTTAAGGTCATTATCAAAGGAAAAAAGAGGCATTTTGTAACATTCTGATTTAGTGCATAAAATACAATCTACAATATCAAGATTTGATGCTGAATACATACGAAGAGATTCAATCAGTTCATCCTTGTCAACATTTTTAACCCCTTTATAGCTAAGAAAACCCTGAAGCACATATGATGTCTCTGAACGAGGCACTTTATAAAACTTTACGAGCACATAAACACACTCTACCAAAACACTCTCTAAGACAACAATATTTTCTTTTCCTGTTCTTACTTTTTCAAATAGTTTCTCAGCTTCAACATACAAGTTTGAAACGTCTTTTAAAATATATCTGACAATTGTGTTAGTATCGGGTAATATCATTTTTTGAATTTGTCATTTACTGCTGTATTCCATGCAATATCTCTAATTTCACTGAACGTATTGTGTCCTTCAGCATATTTGCTTAGTGAGCCTCCAACGCTTCTAACAGGTTTTAGTACAACATTATTGTCTTTCACCTCAAACTCAACGATGTTTGAATCCAGTATATCCCTGATTCTTTTTGGTATTGTGATTTGCCCCTTAGATGTTATTTTAACTGCCGTTAACACCTTAGCCTCCTTACTTATTTAGATTCCCTTACATTGATTAATTGTAATGCTTGTATAACAAAAAAAGCAAGAAGAGATTTTGGTTTTCTTTAAAAATAATACAGAGGATTACGTAAATTGCATATGCAGTTAGCTCCGCTAAGAAAAAACTGGATTCCTGCCTTCGCAGGAATGACAAGAAAAAGAAAATTCCCTCCTCTGTCATTCCCGCCCCCGAGCGGGAATCCAGTCCTTTTAAAGATAGATATGGATGATACAAAATCCTCTTTCGGATTTAACTCAATAAGCATTTTACGTAATATAGTTTACACCAACTAAATTGGAGCTATCAGAAACCCCTTTCGTTGCGGTGTTCACGTGGTCTGCTAAAATTTCTCCTTCCGCCTCCGGGGTATCCACTGTGAATAGAACCATAGCTGCTGTGGTGTGGTGCGCCAATGCCTGAGAAGGTTTTTCCTCTGAATCTGTCAACCGGGTCTATAC
Coding sequences:
- a CDS encoding hybrid sensor histidine kinase/response regulator, with the protein product MTDSKQKILVVDDERLNIDVLVDILRADYNVVVAKNGQEALRRAASAQPPELILLDIMMPDMNGYEVCKKLKKDTQTSEIPVIFITALNDSGDEEKGFNAGAVDYISKPFSASTVRARVKSHITLYKQKRCLVELNVLKNRFLGIASHDLRNPSSLIKNFCEIMLNDTDLGVLSQDHRDIVQNIHTASSELLTLLNDLLDVSAIESGKLPLVIKQGSLKSLLTKRVKNSRINAEKKGITVHEHFEDVPDALFDPDRINQVVDNLISNAMKFSPKGSNIYVYLSQAGEDAVVRVKDEGPGIPEEAQSNLFKEFNRLGTKTTGGEKSTGFGLFIVKNIVDAHGGSISVTSTLGSGAEFKFTIPLA
- a CDS encoding response regulator, translating into MTQNEALRVLIVDDDPKQRQLLKLTIKSLKLEVVGEGNNGAEAIELYRTLKPNMVFLDIDMPVKDGISTLKELMAEFPDANVIMVTSQDMRIIIDECLIAGAKDFIRKDASTYDIKERIISAIKEIKF
- a CDS encoding DUF2207 domain-containing protein; this translates as MYKKVCSKIVILTILLILTFPSIAFSSLILEEYEAVFVIVPNSGGHYKNLAATLNMTFVSDTSFSNGFKFVGSNDISAVRARDENGEIPFEVKRLNENKITFSFPVIKTGKKKITLDFTIHDAVSSGMFSSTIYLPWVGKWKIPVNTSRYVIVFPENYNYKNIASDFPTGTETTKLDERSVVFTPTNPSDTSLSISFSPVIDSGYSKIFELSAGIWIFLTAFWIFKYRKLSGARFTDNSQPAPFEAAFMKKGRNHAVTVCLFDLIQRGYIVIDGAKDMTATGKTDGLSRAEDALIDTVRVKSSIGGILSQHDQLKRFEYETQRSLEIKGLIKDSTETKLFCKNLRLFAVISIIAIVVASLYLEFPAGGGFMMFSLLVPVISFIASLIMQRSAVKTNRGKAYLAHLEKKIAGSNHVSGSDGHYDPELSYAVAILGMTILAGTVLSGISEAIFYNRGGHGGSGGCSGCTPGDVGAGSSCSGCSSGDSGGGGCSGCGGGGD
- a CDS encoding radical SAM protein, with product MLKVWGFDGPFYLQWHITEDCNLNCIHCYREKRNIVKPEKSDLIRVLKNFNRFLKSINKCGRIQISGGEPLLSEHLFSILAEAKKCGYPVRVLSNGTLVSRDLAKRLNDSGCRIVQVSFEGSEEIHDKIRGVGSFRKALEGAKILHDENIDVTVMMTVSDINYQALTETIKLTSPYVRRFAFSRLVPWGSAKTLTGSILSAKQVKGLFKEFYKLDLQTSDVDVAKTYRDPLWQGYFGNVNPLLLGGCSIGYNGICVDTDGTVYPCRRLPLSLGNVHDMDLTQIWKSEILQELRNRDQLKGKCGKCKLRWQCGGCRAIAYAKTGDYMSEDPQCFIPSSILSPNFVGIVKSSSTY
- a CDS encoding tetratricopeptide repeat protein; translated protein: MKDFLKKITSGNTGDIFTAAVFITVLTVFVFIDVRGFDFVNLDDNKYMFDNQRVIHGLTLDNVLWAFKTTYSFYWQPLTWLTHMLDIEMYGLNPGGHHITSLIIHVLNSILLFYAFYLINADMLRSGAIAALFALHPMHVESVAWIAERKDVLTAFFYIASVALYFSYAKKPSLRKYIYVTIAFILSIMSKPMAVTLPVSLLLLDVWPCGRFKFEGSIAQFLKFNKNLFYEKIPFFAISLITAFVTFFAQKEVGAVATLENLPMSLRVENALVSYVKYAYMLFFPVDLACLYPLPRTIPLWQPMLALLALAALSAIAILTIKKAPYIFTGWFWFVITMLPVIGLVQVGNQSMADRFTYIPYIGLFAILVTAIPDPKTSAKKTLTSVLAFIVLLFCVVLSKKQVSYWQNTFTLFKHTLSVTNNNVVILNNLGCSLISVGKAGEAAEYLKQAVEINPIYVEANINYGNALVTIGQAEKSLLYYDIALKLRPDTPEAYNGLGTAMIVKGDKEEATRYFKKAIQLRPGYEDAIYNLKLVEKGINR
- a CDS encoding ABC transporter permease, whose translation is MPTAYNNIMPGVCTRVFAVWSRHVRVYTKNLFSNGFPPFVEPLIFLTGVGFGLGKYMPDIAGVRYVEFLASALVVTTSMMTAAFECSFGTFIRMEFNKVYEGMLAAPLSVENLLIGEMLWAATKGLFFSFAVLVIVMPLGIIKFPEGLMAPFVGFLTGFMFAALSLFVTSFVKSIAYFNFYMTGLLSPMFFFCGAVFPVSQLPQWMQPIVEILPLTHSVRLSRAFCLLRIEPVIAYDLLYIIIFTSLFVFLGIKRLKRRLID
- a CDS encoding type II toxin-antitoxin system VapC family toxin encodes the protein MILPDTNTIVRYILKDVSNLYVEAEKLFEKVRTGKENIVVLESVLVECVYVLVKFYKVPRSETSYVLQGFLSYKGVKNVDKDELIESLRMYSASNLDIVDCILCTKSECYKMPLFSFDNDLKNCITKMNQ
- a CDS encoding AbrB/MazE/SpoVT family DNA-binding domain-containing protein, giving the protein MLTAVKITSKGQITIPKRIRDILDSNIVEFEVKDNNVVLKPVRSVGGSLSKYAEGHNTFSEIRDIAWNTAVNDKFKK